The Tribolium castaneum strain GA2 chromosome 3, icTriCast1.1, whole genome shotgun sequence sequence CGCTCGGTGACGACGTCGGTAGTCTGCATCTAGTCATCAGGAATAGAAACATATCTGAGGACGTGACGATTAACGTGCGCGAAACGTCGGATCTCAAGGACAGGTGTCCCAGCACTGAAGATAACACTGTACTTATCCTTCTCATTGATAAGGGCGTCAGGGCAATCAAACCGAAACAAAGAGCGATAGCTGTTAACAACGTCGCGAAGTTTTTTGGCTTGCCTTATGTAAATCtttcaattttcttattaatttatttctgtaattgcaatttattttagaGTGCCTTTACTTTAAAACCTCAATTAGAAAAAGACGATATTACGGATAGTTCGGTAGTACTAGCAGGTCCAGGGAATTTCAAGCCAAAGTCGGCGAAATCAACTTCGGTGAAAGTGGCAGTGGGCTGTGATGGGCGTTTGTGGGTGCAAACAGCCCCACTGGTCCATCAGTTGAAGCAACAAGCGCGTGATGGTACCATAAGTGAGGTACTCGGGCTTCCATTGATCGGTTGGAGGGTCAAAACCGAACCAAAATCTTCAAGAACTAAGCGACAAACTGAAGATTATGGTAGCGGTGATTACGATGACGATTATTACGACAACTACGAAGATGAGTACGAATATGAAGAAGAAGATACTAAGAGTAGTACCACCACTACTGTAAGCCCGACCCCGACTCACCCCCATCGGCACCACCATGGTGAGTCCCTACCTGAAGAAACGCACCACCAGAACCAGGAGACCTCGTCACAAGTCGTACCAACAACCGTGGAAATGGTACCGGAAACAACCACAACCACAACAACCCCTAAACCAACAACTGAAGAAACGCCACTCGTGACAAACGCCACCAAAATCGACAACAGCTACGAGTATGAAGATTACGACTACGATTTGGAAGAAAACGAAGAGGACCCGATTGAGAGCAAGACTGTTGTACCTGAATTCGTACCAAAACCAAGCGAGACGACCGaagcaacaacaacaacaaccgcAAAATCAACAACAATTCAAGTTGTTGAAACGGTACCAACAGTACCCACAACAACAGAACGCGAAACAACAATGATGATTATTGAGGACACGGAACCGGCGACCGTGTTGTACGAAACCACGAATTTAATTCCGGAAACAAGTCCCGTTGCTACAACCGATTTTTCCACCACGACAGCAACAATAACAACAACGACCGAAGAGGAAGAATTGCCAACAACACCAAGTACAACAACCCGGCATGTTGTTGTAACTTCGCCCCGAACCACCGAAATGACCGAATCGGTTGAAATCGAAGAGAAAAACTTCCCCCCGTACATCGAAAACCGGCTCAAGCAAATGTCGGTGATTGCCGGGAAGATCTTCCGGTTCGTGGTCCCGAAAAACACGTTCAACGACTTCGAAGATGGGCATAATCTCACTTTGGAGTTTTTGAATTCGAGGGGTGAGCCCCTGTCGAAGGACTCCTGGTGCCATTTCAACCCCCACCGGCGCGAGATCTACGGGTTGCCCCTCGAGGAGGACGTCTCCAAGTGGGAGTACGTCCTGAAGGCGACCGACCGCGAAGGGGCCTCCATCACGGACGTGTTCACCATCCAGGTGCAACAACACAAGTTGCAACGTGTCGTCAACCACGAAATTTCGCTCTTTATGCGGATCGAGAAACAGCAGGAGTTCCCGCATTTCGTCGACTGGTGTCTGAAGACTTTGCGGGCCTTGGGGAAGATTTATAACACGAATATGACCGAGATCACGGTCCGGAATGTGAATTACACGAGCGAACCGGTGGTTTTTACGTGGACGAATGATTCGATCCCGACGAATTATTGCCCGGTTGAGGAGATCGACAAGCTTTATAAGGTAACGAacgtttgatttaattttttgttatgttttCTGTGCTAGATGTTGACGGCCAACGATCGCGGAGACCCCAAACAAGAGCTGAGTCTGCTGTTAACCCCCGATTTAAGGGTGAAGAAGGTGACCAAGCACGGGCTGGGGGTGTGCGAGACGCCTCAAGTCCCGGTGACTCCCCCGACGAACTTTTCGCCCTTTTTGCGCAATCCTGTAGACCATATTAATGCCACGGTTGGCGAGTTGCTCATTTTCAAAGTCCCTGATGTGAGTTTTTTTTGAGtggttattttttactaaaattcttGTTCAGGACACTTTTTACGATCCGGAAGATACGGATTCAAGGACTCTCAATATTTCGCTCCTGACGGGCGATCGCCAGGCGATCAAGTCGACCAATTGGTTACAGTTTGACAGTAAGAATCGCGAATTTTATGGGATTCCCCGAAAGCCAGGACGGAGTGAATACCACCTGGTTTGTGTGGATAGTGGAGGTGCTACAGCGACTGATAGTTTGGAAATTGTCGTCTATCCAGCGCACAAAATGCACTATAATGTCGAGTTTAGCATGACGGTGGAGACGCCGTATGACACGTTTGTAAATAGTGCTTCCATGCAGAGGAAATTTGTGGAAAAGTTACAAGTGagtctttttatttaattcattggCCATTAATTGAAtggaaaattacattatttctaCCCTTTCGAGCGCTTTAGTACgttgtaaaaacaaaaaggcaaattttgtcaaaaaaaattatcctttttgaacgaaattttattaaatataagcGACAAAAGTACATATTACCTGTGATtttgaaactaaattaatttgacattgacattttttttctatttttcaggAAATCTTCGGCGACCGCAACTCCAGCTCTCTCTACTTCAACCCCTTCAAGCAAAAAGACCACTCAACGGTCATCACCTGGTTCAACCGCACGCTCAGCACCAGCAAGTGCCCCCACGACGAAATCAACCACCTGGAGTCGGTGCTCAAGAACCACCAAGACCGCGGCATCTCCCACCAGGTCTCGCGCATCATGGAGCCGGAATTCCTCGTCTCGAAAATCAGCGTCTTCACCATGGGCAACTGCCGCACAAAATCCCTCCCGCCGCCAGTCCACGAGGACGTCATCCCCGTGGACGAAAAATCCCCGGACGCCTCCGCCGCCCAATACCAGTACCTGATGACCTTCATCATCCCCGCGGTCATCATCTCCATCATGCTCTTCTTCGCCGCGCTGTGCGCCTGCGTGCTGTACCGCCGAAGGCGCACCGGGAAGCTGAACGTCGAGGAGGACGGCCGCCAGAGCTACGGCAACAAGGGAATCCCCGTCATTTTCCAGGAGGAGTTGGAGGAGAAGCCCGAATCCGGGATGAAGACGCCGGTGATTTTAAAAGACGAGAAGCCGCCGCTTGCGCCCCCGGAGTACAGCAAAAGCGGCTCGCTGAAGCTGACCGACGACTCGGAGCCCTACCAGCCGCCGCCGCCGTTCACGCGCACCGACGGCCGGCAGCCGCGCCCCAAGCCCACCCCCACGTACAGGAAGCCGCCCCCGTATGTGCCCCCCTAACAATTACACTTCACCTTTTTTCAGCAATAATCAGTTACTGCCAGTTTTTTTCACGATGCCAAATCTGCTGCTACCGCTTTCACTTTGTTTGATTATTATGTGATATTGCGTTCGGATTTATTAAGCTGAGAACCAAAATTGTACTTTATGGCGTGTAGGATTAACGAGAACTAATAGATTAGGTCTTCTAAGGCTGTTTTTACTTTATTGCTTTAGGTTTCGACACGGTTTACTGTCGCACAATCTTTTTTTAACTctgtacatttattttttatccatgTATCTTGATATTAAagcgtttttatatttaagttTAGTTACCAATAACTTTgtactgtaaaaatttataatgttttaTATAAGACTTTTTGTAAGGATGTACTCGAATCATATCAATAAGGCTAGAGTTTATTTGTAATCTATACGTAACTGACTTACTTTTAAATGGTTTGAATGTATCATATCAATAAATCCCCATATTTGTCCCCGACGATATCATACTTTTGTATTATTAACGAGTCATTATAATAATACCTAATTGTTCAATAAACACTAAAAACAACACACCGTCTCTCATTAAACACCCAAAAACCCTTTTTGACTTCACCTTGTGCAAAAAAGTTACACAGTTTTCCGTTATTTTCCTTTCAGGgtctgttattgttattactaagtttttattatttggagaaaaattatcaaacatcaaaaaattatctatGATTGTTTGGAAAATTTAGGCGCATTATCTCAATATCTTCTGGTTTGTTAACATCCTCAAATCTTTAGCAAGGAAGTGACGAAAGTGCAGAATAAtcataaatttcataaaaacagCATTTgacaaaagaaatgaaaataactttttttcggTATAAAcgtctttattttgttaagaGTTGTAAGATTTGTCGTTTCCactaagtaaataaaaaaaaagtggtcAAAGTGCCAAAAACTTAAATCTAATTTTGAAGAGATAAGGTATATTTcgtgaacaaaaattttttttgccataGGAAGTTTTAATTCGGTTTTTTATACGCAAGATGGTCCGAGATTTTTGAATCATCCTGTATaaaaaatggataaaaaaataaaaattaaacgttaaaattataataatgcgATAGATTTATAACTTAGCTATAAGTGCAACAGCGATGGAAGACTTGAGTAAACTTATGCAGCCAGTTATACGGTCTAGTGTCCATTTTGATCGATTTTTGTGAATGAAatagttttgtgatttgcgcgttttgtaattttcgtgttttttcacactccaaaaaaaaattcattgacGCACAAtcccaaaaatttcaaaaataaaaattggagcGCGATGACTTTAGGACGTGTTGGCGGAGCGAGCGAGATGGGAGATGAGAAAAGTGCGCATGCACTCCTGTCAAAGTGGCACCAGTTGCGCCCTCTGCTCGCTCATTCTCCCGATTTGTTTACGTGCGTGTGTTCCAAAAGTTGTGAAAGAATTAAATGCTTCCCGTGCCGTCGTAGCTAGGGATCCGGTCCACAGTCGGTGGTTCCTAACTCCTGGATGTTTTGTTGCTGGTCTGACGCGGAGGACTCCGGAAAAGGTGCCTAAATCGTGAGCCTTGCCGCCCCACCCGGTTCATGTCCGCCATCTTGACTAGGCGTTGACTGGTGTTTTGTTAGGTCCGATGGCAGCCATCAGGAAGAAGCTGGTGATTGTGGGCGACGGCGCCTGCGGCAAGACCTGCCTCCTCATCGTCTTCAGCAAGGACCAGTTCCCCGAGGTGTACGTGCCCACCGTGTTCGAGAACTATGTGGCCGACATCGAGGTGGACGGCAAGCAGGTGGAGCTCGCGCTGTGGGACACGGCCGGCCAGGAGGACTACGACCGGCTGCGGCCGCTGTCCTACCCCGACACCGACGTCATCCTCATGTGCTTCTCGGTCGACTCGCCCGACTCGCTCGAGAACATCCCCGAGAAGTGGACGCCCGAGGTGAAGCACTTCTGCCCCAACGTGCCCATCATCCTCGTCGGCAACAAGAAGGACCTGCGCAACGACCCCAACACCATCAACGAGCTCAAGAAGATGAAGCAGGAGCCGGTCAAGCCGCAGGACGGGCGCGCCATGGCCGAGAAGATCAACGCCTTCGCCTACCTGGAGTGCTCCGCCAAGAGCAAGGAGGGCGTGAGGGAGGTGTTCGAGAACGCCACGCGCGCGGCCTTACAAgtcaagaagaagaagaagcaCCGCTGCGCCCTGCTGTGAGGGGGCTGCCGCCTGCCGCCTGACTCGGCACAAATATtctatattattatattgtaatgttattttttttgaattgaattaTTTGTATCAGTTGTGGTGCATAAGTATAACGTTAACTTTATTCAAGTGTAAAGTTGATGGCTGTAATTAGTTTCCTCTTTCCCAAACAAAATTCGACTAATTTTTAGACAGACAACTCTCTAGGCGATGTGTGCGAGTTGCCTATCTTTGTAATAGCTTTAACTTTTCCATAATATTGTATCTtacaagtaaaaataaattgttttcttaTATAATCGCCTATCATTTCGTGCTAAATGACTCATTGTTCATTGCGGTGACTCATCATTCACTTCCAAGAAAACCCAACAATTTCTGATAATTGCGATAATCGCTTGGACGGGACTAAATCAAACGCTAAATATAGAAGTGatgcaaattttattccattttACCTAAATATTTGCGCATAATTTAAGCATGCTTACATTGCCCCAAATTACAGGAGAATTGTATGCTGCAAAACCTCTCAACGACGGACACCGATGGGCAATCTTTAATTGTCCTTTATGGAGAACAGGACAATTTCAACATAAATTTTTGCACTTCCTTCCGGGACTAAAATGGGTCAATTATCCCATAGGGAGTAAATTACCTTTCTAGGGGGCTCAGTCCATATTAAATACCTAGGGAATTAGTTCCTGTACACATAAAAATACCTCgggaattttgaattttttcgcgCAACTGAAtacgtttttgagttaaaaatttagattttttttgtaaactacGTCGAACACAGACAGAACTTTTAGTTCGTTTGAAACGTTTGTTCTTTCCCTCCCCTTTTGCACCCAAATTAAGTTCCTCtcatgtaataattattaaatttcctGGCATCTTTGTTGACTTTATCAAATTTACTACCTAATGAAACCTAGATAACGCTATCTGTTGATTGTGAAACTCTGTCACCACCAAATTCGCTCTCACAATAATGTCCTCCGTCCAAAAGAAGCTCATCATTGTGGGCGACGGCGCCTGCGGCAAGACCTGCCTCCTGATCGCCTTCGCCAAAGACATCTTCAACTCCGAATACCGCCCCACAGTTTTCGAAAACTACGTCGCCGATGTGGAGCTGGACGCCCTCACCGTGGAGCTCTCCCTCTGGGACACCTCAGGCCAGGAGGACTACGACCGCCTTAGACCCATCCAGTACCCCGAAACGGACGTGGTGCTGATATGCTTCTCGGTGATGTGGAGGGACTCTCTTTTGAACGTCTCGGCAAAGTGGTGCCCCGAAGTCAGGCATTTCTGCCCCAACGTCCCTATACTGCTCATAGGGACGAAGAACGATCTCAGGGAGGACAAGGAGGAGTTGGAGAAGTTGAAAATGATGAAGAAATCCCCGGTTACGAGGGACGAAGCCGAGGCCATGGCGAGGACCATTGGGGCCGTTTGCTACATCGAATGTTCAGCCAAGACCAAATATAACGTGCAGGAGGTGTTCAAGGAGGCCGCGAGGGCCACAATCGCAAAACGAAAGAAGCGGAAACAACGCTGTGTACTAATTTGAcccatttttgttatttatttataccaaagtaagctttaatttgtatttagcGCCGCTAACGGTACCAACATAAAGTATTTTCCGACTTGCAGTTTCGTCATTTTAACCTAAACAAAAActgccaaaaaaattatggccCAAAATTACGGTCAAGTGGGACTTCAGTTGTCTGAATTGACTCCCTTTTCTCGTAATTTTAGCTTATATGATTTTTCGGGGACGCTAAAAATTGTTGCTGTTATGTTGgcactatattttttaacccCAAATTTGATTTAAGTTCTTTGATTGTGAGTGAAAACAGCCCCAAAAATAGGTAGTAGGGCTAATACAATGCATGGTCACTGTAAGTACTCCAAGCCCAGCTCATACTTAGTTtcgttaaattaatttcatttagaGGCGTTGGTAAAATGGGGGAAACCCCCGTCACTAGGAAA is a genomic window containing:
- the Dg gene encoding dystroglycan 1, translated to MRDPSVRMSSFVVAALLAVAIATQALEEDFAFDVSDDFEVEVNAGNREIEAAVGKVFHYVVPQVAATGGFEARRSDGSPLPSWLLFDKIGAVFWGVPLGDDVGSLHLVIRNRNISEDVTINVRETSDLKDRCPSTEDNTVLILLIDKGVRAIKPKQRAIAVNNVAKFFGLPYSAFTLKPQLEKDDITDSSVVLAGPGNFKPKSAKSTSVKVAVGCDGRLWVQTAPLVHQLKQQARDGTISEVLGLPLIGWRVKTEPKSSRTKRQTEDYGSGDYDDDYYDNYEDEYEYEEEDTKSSTTTTVSPTPTHPHRHHHGESLPEETHHQNQETSSQVVPTTVEMVPETTTTTTTPKPTTEETPLVTNATKIDNSYEYEDYDYDLEENEEDPIESKTVVPEFVPKPSETTEATTTTTAKSTTIQVVETVPTVPTTTERETTMMIIEDTEPATVLYETTNLIPETSPVATTDFSTTTATITTTTEEEELPTTPSTTTRHVVVTSPRTTEMTESVEIEEKNFPPYIENRLKQMSVIAGKIFRFVVPKNTFNDFEDGHNLTLEFLNSRGEPLSKDSWCHFNPHRREIYGLPLEEDVSKWEYVLKATDREGASITDVFTIQVQQHKLQRVVNHEISLFMRIEKQQEFPHFVDWCLKTLRALGKIYNTNMTEITVRNVNYTSEPVVFTWTNDSIPTNYCPVEEIDKLYKMLTANDRGDPKQELSLLLTPDLRVKKVTKHGLGVCETPQVPVTPPTNFSPFLRNPVDHINATVGELLIFKVPDDTFYDPEDTDSRTLNISLLTGDRQAIKSTNWLQFDSKNREFYGIPRKPGRSEYHLVCVDSGGATATDSLEIVVYPAHKMHYNVEFSMTVETPYDTFVNSASMQRKFVEKLQEIFGDRNSSSLYFNPFKQKDHSTVITWFNRTLSTSKCPHDEINHLESVLKNHQDRGISHQVSRIMEPEFLVSKISVFTMGNCRTKSLPPPVHEDVIPVDEKSPDASAAQYQYLMTFIIPAVIISIMLFFAALCACVLYRRRRTGKLNVEEDGRQSYGNKGIPVIFQEELEEKPESGMKTPVILKDEKPPLAPPEYSKSGSLKLTDDSEPYQPPPPFTRTDGRQPRPKPTPTYRKPPPYVPP
- the Rho1 gene encoding ras-like GTP-binding protein Rho1 isoform X2; its protein translation is MFCCWSDAEDSGKGPMAAIRKKLVIVGDGACGKTCLLIVFSKDQFPEVYVPTVFENYVADIEVDGKQVELALWDTAGQEDYDRLRPLSYPDTDVILMCFSVDSPDSLENIPEKWTPEVKHFCPNVPIILVGNKKDLRNDPNTINELKKMKQEPVKPQDGRAMAEKINAFAYLECSAKSKEGVREVFENATRAALQVKKKKKHRCALL
- the Rho1 gene encoding ras-like GTP-binding protein Rho1 isoform X1, with the translated sequence MAAIRKKLVIVGDGACGKTCLLIVFSKDQFPEVYVPTVFENYVADIEVDGKQVELALWDTAGQEDYDRLRPLSYPDTDVILMCFSVDSPDSLENIPEKWTPEVKHFCPNVPIILVGNKKDLRNDPNTINELKKMKQEPVKPQDGRAMAEKINAFAYLECSAKSKEGVREVFENATRAALQVKKKKKHRCALL
- the LOC663316 gene encoding ras-like GTP-binding protein rhoA, whose amino-acid sequence is MSSVQKKLIIVGDGACGKTCLLIAFAKDIFNSEYRPTVFENYVADVELDALTVELSLWDTSGQEDYDRLRPIQYPETDVVLICFSVMWRDSLLNVSAKWCPEVRHFCPNVPILLIGTKNDLREDKEELEKLKMMKKSPVTRDEAEAMARTIGAVCYIECSAKTKYNVQEVFKEAARATIAKRKKRKQRCVLI